In the Candidatus Binatia bacterium genome, one interval contains:
- a CDS encoding ABC transporter permease, giving the protein MLIVLRALAARVISALLVLLGVTLLTFSLTLLLPGDPAVTVAGPKASPEVLQRIRRDLGLDQPFIVQYGRYLSRLMRGDLGRSYVNQEPVLSAVLERLPATSFLAIAAWSIGAALGIALGCIPILFPRTAQWAFGVTVLGLSVPAFWAGLLLLYVFAFRWPLFPLGGFGLRGVVLPACALGLGLAANYARVTMARLADVMKQPFIQAARAKGVPRQRIVLRHAMGHVLLTLLTLVGLDLAALLGGVTLTETVFNWPGLGRLAVEAVFNQDIPVLMGTVLLATTFVVCVNFLVDACYAWLDPRVRREG; this is encoded by the coding sequence ATGCTCATAGTGTTGAGAGCTTTAGCTGCCAGGGTCATCTCTGCACTGTTGGTCTTGCTGGGCGTGACCTTGCTCACTTTTTCTCTAACGCTGCTTCTTCCGGGAGACCCCGCGGTTACCGTCGCAGGTCCAAAAGCATCGCCTGAAGTTCTACAACGAATTCGGCGAGACCTTGGGCTGGATCAACCGTTCATTGTCCAGTACGGGCGCTACCTGAGCCGTTTGATGCGCGGAGATCTTGGACGATCGTACGTGAATCAAGAACCCGTACTGAGCGCCGTTTTGGAACGTCTCCCAGCCACCTCGTTCCTAGCAATCGCGGCATGGAGTATCGGAGCAGCGTTGGGAATCGCGCTTGGCTGCATTCCAATCTTGTTTCCTCGCACAGCCCAATGGGCCTTCGGTGTCACCGTGCTCGGCCTGTCCGTTCCTGCGTTTTGGGCCGGTTTGCTCTTGCTCTACGTGTTCGCGTTTCGCTGGCCACTTTTCCCGCTGGGTGGATTCGGGCTCCGTGGCGTCGTTCTGCCGGCATGTGCCTTAGGTCTTGGGCTGGCGGCAAACTATGCCCGGGTCACGATGGCGCGCCTTGCGGATGTCATGAAGCAACCCTTCATTCAGGCTGCGAGAGCAAAGGGGGTGCCGCGCCAGCGAATCGTGCTCCGGCACGCGATGGGTCATGTGCTGTTGACCCTTCTGACCCTTGTCGGTCTCGATCTAGCCGCACTCCTAGGAGGTGTGACGCTAACAGAGACCGTGTTCAACTGGCCCGGTTTGGGGCGGTTAGCTGTAGAGGCCGTGTTCAACCAAGATATTCCAGTGCTTATGGGCACGGTCTTGCTTGCAACTACGTTCGTTGTCTGCGTAAATTTTCTGGTCGACGCGTGTTACGCCTGGCTCGACCCGCGAGTGCGCCGAGAAGGCTAA
- a CDS encoding tetratricopeptide repeat protein produces MAESQGRYWDLGSGQLLLPFLGLTDERPGRPAPVTDIVQHRSVSGEQAREDPAERWYSLAIAREEAGDVEGARQAYLAALGFDPSLSDACVNLGRLAHYEGSVQRAASWYRRALEIAPDDPIAHYNLAIALEDLGDMAGAIKEYQRALECDWEFPEAHFNLSRLLRVLGQQLAAMRHLKVYRQLTGSSH; encoded by the coding sequence GTGGCGGAAAGCCAGGGCCGGTACTGGGATTTGGGGAGCGGGCAACTTCTCTTGCCTTTTCTTGGATTGACCGACGAACGCCCAGGCAGGCCTGCTCCAGTTACGGACATTGTCCAGCACCGGAGCGTTAGCGGCGAGCAAGCTCGGGAGGACCCGGCGGAACGGTGGTACTCATTGGCAATTGCCCGGGAGGAAGCGGGCGATGTTGAAGGCGCTCGCCAAGCATATCTTGCCGCCCTGGGTTTCGACCCATCGCTTTCCGATGCCTGCGTAAATCTCGGCCGCTTGGCTCATTATGAAGGATCTGTGCAGAGAGCTGCGAGCTGGTACCGGCGCGCTCTTGAAATAGCGCCTGACGATCCGATTGCGCACTACAATTTAGCGATCGCTCTCGAAGATCTGGGGGATATGGCGGGCGCGATCAAGGAATATCAGCGAGCCTTAGAGTGTGATTGGGAATTTCCAGAGGCACACTTTAACCTCAGCCGGTTGTTGCGGGTGCTTGGGCAACAGCTCGCCGCGATGCGGCACTTGAAGGTTTACCGCCAGCTCACCGGCTCCAGCCACTGA
- a CDS encoding nuclear transport factor 2 family protein produces the protein MTEPADLNTRVQYLEDIGALQRLLIEYSFAADIGDAEALSTMFISDAVYELDELRLEGRQQIVATVVGQRDDPAFVATAHTVGPVVIDVDGDRAVGRGYSRLYVAEGDGVTLWRLSFNRWEFVREQGRWRISRRVTRAVGHPEAAALLRNPS, from the coding sequence ATGACTGAGCCGGCGGACTTAAACACTCGGGTGCAGTATCTCGAGGACATTGGCGCCCTCCAAAGACTGCTCATTGAATACAGCTTCGCAGCAGACATCGGAGATGCTGAGGCGCTCTCGACCATGTTTATCTCCGATGCCGTTTACGAACTTGATGAACTTCGGCTGGAGGGCCGGCAACAAATCGTGGCAACGGTTGTCGGACAACGCGACGATCCCGCCTTCGTTGCCACGGCTCACACTGTTGGACCTGTGGTGATCGACGTCGACGGAGATCGTGCGGTCGGCCGAGGCTACTCTCGTCTGTACGTAGCGGAGGGCGACGGGGTGACCCTATGGCGGCTGAGTTTCAACCGCTGGGAGTTCGTTCGAGAACAGGGACGATGGCGCATTTCACGCCGTGTAACGCGCGCCGTTGGCCATCCCGAAGCCGCCGCTTTGCTTCGTAACCCATCGTAA
- a CDS encoding OB-fold domain-containing protein, whose product MTTCEPILLESNDGLHPDYPLPDLEDPIMRPFWDGARQGKLMLQRERHTGRLHWPPKPLYWREAELEWFEASGFGTVFSYVIAYEPFLPAFRHRLPMVLAIVETDEGARLVTYIVNCPPEQVHFGMPVRVVFERLNDAVVLPVWAPAGREGQGPTHD is encoded by the coding sequence GTGACTACATGTGAACCAATACTCCTTGAGTCCAACGATGGCCTCCATCCCGACTATCCGCTTCCGGATTTGGAAGACCCGATCATGCGACCGTTCTGGGATGGTGCGCGCCAAGGGAAGTTGATGTTGCAGCGAGAGCGACACACTGGTCGCTTACACTGGCCTCCGAAACCACTTTATTGGCGAGAGGCGGAATTGGAATGGTTTGAGGCTTCCGGCTTCGGCACGGTGTTCTCTTATGTCATTGCGTACGAACCATTCCTTCCGGCGTTCCGTCATCGGCTGCCCATGGTCTTAGCCATCGTCGAAACGGACGAGGGTGCTCGGCTGGTCACTTACATTGTCAATTGTCCGCCAGAACAGGTACACTTTGGCATGCCCGTTCGCGTTGTGTTCGAGCGGTTGAACGACGCCGTCGTCCTTCCCGTTTGGGCACCAGCGGGTCGAGAAGGGCAGGGACCAACACATGACTGA
- a CDS encoding lipid-transfer protein, with translation MAAIAVDPLDRDLFRRIRDRIAIVGIGHLPFSKDIGRPIADTAVEAIQLALEDAGLSARDVDGMSMFEMEATHEVTIARRLGVDNLRWWDKISYGGGASAATIMHAAAAIATGLASVVVCHRARNRGAKSSRPWAQERGIARDDKSLYLPWGLIRPVDIIGLYAHRHMHLYGTKREHFANVAIAARKHAQNNPFAMMRGRPLDLDTYLGARMISYPLCLYDCCLETDGALACVVTSVERARDLRQKPVLVHSVAQASGPNPVHLANYNNTKEMLSTAAFCAQLLWQRAELTPRDIDCAQIYDAFTPLVVMGLEDYGFCARGEGGPFTEGGRIEIGGELPVLTSGGGLSEAYVHGFNLILEGVRQIRGTSYNQVPDCQAVLVTGAAGVATSAVVLRSP, from the coding sequence GTGGCTGCGATCGCTGTCGACCCGCTCGATCGTGATCTGTTCCGCCGGATTCGGGACCGCATAGCTATCGTCGGGATCGGTCACCTGCCATTTTCCAAGGACATTGGTCGACCCATCGCCGACACCGCCGTCGAAGCCATTCAGCTCGCCTTAGAGGACGCTGGTCTATCGGCGCGCGACGTCGACGGGATGAGCATGTTCGAGATGGAAGCGACCCACGAGGTCACGATTGCTCGCAGGCTCGGTGTGGACAATCTCCGCTGGTGGGACAAAATCTCTTACGGAGGCGGGGCTTCGGCGGCAACAATCATGCACGCTGCCGCGGCGATCGCCACCGGCCTAGCCTCGGTGGTCGTATGTCACCGTGCGCGAAACCGGGGAGCGAAGTCTTCGCGTCCCTGGGCACAGGAACGTGGCATCGCACGAGACGACAAATCGCTTTACCTGCCGTGGGGACTGATCCGGCCGGTGGACATCATTGGTTTGTACGCGCATCGCCACATGCACCTGTACGGGACGAAACGCGAACATTTTGCGAACGTCGCGATCGCTGCCCGGAAGCATGCCCAAAATAACCCCTTCGCTATGATGCGTGGCCGACCGCTCGATTTAGACACTTACCTGGGCGCGCGAATGATCAGCTACCCGCTCTGCTTATATGACTGCTGTCTCGAAACCGACGGTGCCCTAGCCTGCGTTGTGACGTCGGTCGAACGCGCGCGAGATTTACGCCAAAAGCCCGTGCTTGTTCACTCGGTAGCCCAAGCGTCTGGACCCAACCCGGTGCACCTGGCCAACTACAACAACACCAAAGAGATGCTCTCCACCGCCGCCTTTTGTGCACAACTCCTTTGGCAGCGTGCGGAGTTAACCCCTCGCGACATCGACTGCGCTCAAATTTACGATGCCTTCACGCCGTTAGTCGTCATGGGTCTCGAGGACTACGGCTTCTGTGCCCGCGGCGAAGGCGGGCCGTTTACCGAAGGAGGAAGGATCGAAATTGGGGGAGAGTTGCCCGTTCTGACGTCCGGAGGCGGGCTCTCTGAAGCATATGTGCACGGATTCAACTTGATCCTCGAGGGCGTGCGTCAAATTCGCGGGACCTCGTACAATCAAGTGCCGGACTGCCAGGCAGTGTTGGTGACTGGCGCCGCAGGAGTGGCCACCAGTGCTGTGGTTCTGCGCAGCCCTTAA